GAAGCGACCTTCAATCGTTTGTTCAACAATAAAGACAATAATTACTTTCAAAAGCATCACAGGTCCTGCTATCAAGCCCAAAACCAAAGCAGGCAACATCGCTAGAAAACTACCTAGATAAGGTACTAGATTAAGGATACCAGCCGTGATCCCTATAGTCACAGCATATCTGAGACCAATAATCTTAAAGAAGATAATAAACATAATTGCCACGATAATAGCAACTGTAACCTGCCCTCTAACATAGTTTGACAACTGTTTATTAACATCTGACAAAACTTGTCCGACAGGTTCTTTTAACTTGTTTGGGATGAATTTAGTCAGGTAATCTCGCAAGCCTTTCCCATCTCTCAAAAGATAAAAGAGCATGAAGGGTACGATAATAACCGCAACAATGACCTGGGAAACGCTACTGATAAAGGCGCTAACCCAGTTAACAGCTTGAGAAGAGATTTTGCTGGCCCACATGGTCGCCTCACTAGAAACATTGGAAAGAACCTGCTCCAACTGTGGTCTAAAATCATCTGGCAAGCGTTTGGTTACAAGGTCATTGATCACCTTATCAGCATCTTCCAGGTATGTCGGCACATTCTTCGCAAAATTTAAGACTTGACGTTGCAGATTAGGAATTGCGACTGCCAGCCCCCAAATGATAAAGAGTCCAATAATAACAAAAACAATACTAATGGCAAGGACACGATTGATCTTGTGCTTCTCCATCCAGTCCACAATCGGATTGAGGAGGTAATAAAGTAAACCAGATAAAATAACTGGCAACATGACAACTCCTAGAAAATCCAAAACTGGTAAAAAGATAAAACTAATCTTACTTAGAATAAAAATGTTTAGCCCCAGTAACAAGGTTACTAAAAATACAGTGATGGCTTTATTATCCAAAAACCACTTGAAGAACCAAGATAGGCTAAAATGTTTCTCTTTATGTTCCATAAATACATCCTTTCTGTCATCCTCTCATTATACCATTTTTAGACTAAAATAACTCTTTTTTAAAGTGCTTACATGAATAGACAAAAAGAAAAATCTCCTCTATTGAACTGCACCCCAAAAGTTAGATTTTTCTGTCTAACTTTTAGGGTGCAAATCAAATTGAGGAGATTTATTTAATCTTTAATATGACTTGATAGTTGTTTTTGGTATTCTTCGTTTGATTTTGCTTTTTCTTCAGCAAATTTCTTGCGGAATTCTTCCATTTCTTTACTTGTCACAATCTTATCTTGAATCTTCAGATATTTATAACTGTTTTCGCCTGTTTTATCGCCGACCCAACCATCTGCTCCTGTTCCTGGAACTTTCTTTGTAACAAGCATTTGGGCACCATCAGAGTTAACAGGGATGATCAAAGCACTGTCTGTCAACCATGCTTGAGCTTTAGCATATTTTGAATAGCGTTTTTCGAGATCTGTTTTCTCACTGTTAGCATCATCAAGTAATTCTTTGTATTTATCCAATCCTACTGCCTTAATGGCTGAACTATCTGATCCTGGTGCAATACCAAGTGCTCCAAGAAGAGTTGGTCCAGATGTTGGATCAAATGCATCAAGATAGGTTGATGGATCTGCATAGTCTGGGCTCCATCCACTGTTTGGATTGATATCCCAGTCGATATTGTCTTTTGAAGTTGCAAGAACGGTCATACTTCCCAATTCATCATCAGAAACTTGTTGGATATCAACCACTACATTTTCAGCTCCAAGAGCTTCCTCTATTGATTGTTTATACGATTGAGCTTGACGTACAAAATCTGTTTGAGTAGAGGATACTGGCAAGTCCAAATGAATAGGGAACTGAACACCGTCGGCTTGAAGAGTTTTCTTAGCCGCTTCAAGTTTAGTTTTAGCTTTCTCTACATTATGAAGTGAATCTTGTGCATCATCTAAGCTAACATCGCTCCAAGCAGTATCCAACTTGTCAAGTTCTGTTTTTGTTACTTGACCAAAAGATTGATCCCCAATTTGAACAAATGTTGGAGGTGTAAAGCTAGTACGTAATTTACGAGGGGCAACTTCATCACCAAATACTTGAGAGACAGCAGCCTTACGATCTGCTCCAAAAGCCAAGGCTTGGCGGAAATCTTTGTTCAACAAAGCTTTCTTAGTAGATGTCTTTTCTTCGTCCGTTGTTTTAGAAGTATGGTTATAGGCTACACGGTCAATATTAGTTGAAATGTAGTAGCTACCTCCTCTTTGTTGACCATACACAATGTTGTCTTTGTATTTTTCTTTGAATCGCTCATAGTTTGCAGAATTCTTAAAGAGGGGAGCTGCTGGGTAGTGGCCTTCATCAAAACCACGACCAAGAGAGTCTGCATCTTGACCATCAAAGAAGGTCAATTTTATATCATCAATGAAGACATTTCCTTTATCCCAATAGTTTTGGTTTTTTGTCATCTCGATTGAAGATTTCGATGTGAGACCTTTCAGAAGGTAAGGACCATTGTATAGAATACTTGTAACATCAGTAGGTTTACCAAAATCATCCCCCTTAGAGGCTAAAAAGTCTTCATTGATTGGTGCTAAAACACCCATCGTTGTCTTGGAATTCCAGAAAGATTCAGGATTATTAAGCGTATAAACAAGAGTATAATCATCTGTCGCCTTAATTCCAACAGTAGAAAAATCATTTGTTTTTCCGTTAATATAATCATCCAACCCTTTGATTGAATCCTGTACGAGATAGAGGGCTTGTGATTTCTTAGCGACAGCATGTTTCAAACCTGTCACGAAATCCTGAGCCTTTACTTCACCATATTCTTCGCCTTCATTAGTGTACCACTTAATCCCTTTCCGGATTTTATAGGTGTAAGTCAAACCATCTTTAGAAACACTCCAGTCCTCTGCTACAGAGGGCACAAGATTTCCATATTGGTCATTCTCAAGCAAACCATCGATGACATTCCCAGTCACCTGTTTGGTACTGGAATTTCCAGAAACTGTATAGTCCAAAGTTGCAGGATCCGATGAGAAGACATAAGTATAAGTCACAGGTTGGTTGGCATTTTTACCACCAGACGAACAAGCTGCTAGTAGTGCTGATGACAACACTGCTACTGCAGCCGTTAGAAAAATACGTTTTTTCATAAGACACTCCTTTAAATCAAATATATGATTATTATATCACTTTGATTTTTGAAAGCAAGGTAAAAACTAAATAAATCTTCCTAAGATGTTTTCTGTAATTTTCAAAAAATGATGAAAGTCAGTTAAGAATTTCATTTTGTGGTATAATAAATTTATCATTATTAAGAGGTATGGACATGAAAGAAACTGTTTATTTTGGAACTTACACTCGTCGCTTATCTAAAGGGATTTACAAAGCTGATTTTAATACAGAAACAGGCCAGCTTGCAAATCTTGAACTCTTTGCTGCTGAACCAAGTCCGACCTACCTTGCCTTTGACCAACAGCAACACTTATACACCGTAGGGAGTCAGGATGGTTTGGGTGGAATCGCTGCTTACAAGGCAGATGGCACTTTGTTAAATCATGTAGTGGAAGAAGGCGCTCCTCATTGTTATGTGGCAGTAGATGAAAAACGTGGTCTCGTTTATGGGGCCAACTATCATAAAGGTCAAGTTCTAGTTTATAAACGTCAATCGGATGGTAGCCTCATCCAAACAGATCTAGATCAGCATAGCGGACAAGGTCCTCATGAAAACCAATCTTCCCCACATATACACTTTACGGATCTAACACCTGACCAATATCTCGTCACATGTGATCTAGGAACGGATGAAGTAACGACCTACGATGTTAGCCCAGAAGGAAAACTAAGTAAACTCTACACTTATCACAGCCAAGCTGGAGCAGGTGCTCGCCACATCGTTTTCCATCATCATTATAAGATTGCCTACCTCATCTGTGAACTCAACAGTACCATTGAAGTCTTGATTTACGATGGTGTTGGTGAATTTGAACGCATGCAAGTCATTTCGACTTTGCCAGATGGATATGAGGGATTTAATGCTACTGCTGCCATTCGTCTTTCAAAAGACGGTAAATACCTCTATGCATCCAACCGAGGTCATGATTCCATTGCAGTATTTAGCATCCTAGCTGATGGTAGTTTGGAATTATTAGAGATCGTTCCAAGTCATGGTAAAACACCACGTGATTTCGACCTAACTCCTGACCAAGAATTTCTAATTGCAGTTCACCAAGACTCAGATAATGCAACCGTCTTTAAACGTAATCCTAAAACTGGTCGATTAGCTGAGCTTTCTAACGATTTCCGAGTTCCCGAAGCCGTTTGCATCACATTTAAACATTAATGTAAAATAAAAATAAACTTGCTTAAGCAAGTTTATTTTTATTTTATAGTTTATTTCCGACATTGATACGGTTAATGGCACGTTGCAAAGCAACCTTAGCTCGCCGTTCTTGGTCAATCAAGTGTTTATCTTGTGCTTCTTCAATCTCACGTTCAGCACGAAGTTTAGCACGTTGGGCACGGCTAATATCGATATCACGAGCACGTTCTGCTGAGTCCGCTACAATAGTAATGATGTCATTGGCAATCTCGATAATCCCTCCGTTCACTGCAATCCAGTTCACATGAGTATCATCATCGATTCGTTTTACCTTTACTTCATCAACCGCTAAAACCGCAATCATATTTTCATGTCGTGGCAAGATCCCCATCTCACCATCCAGAGTTCGTACCGATACAAAGCTGGCATGGTGATCATAGACGAGGCCATCTGGTGTCACGATCTGGACAGTTAAATGAGCCATAGATCACCTCTTAAAATCCCATTTTCTCAGCTTTTGCAATCACATCTTCGATTGAACCGACACCACGGAAGGCATCTTCTGGTAGATGGTCATGTTTTCCTTCAAGGATTTCCTTAAAGCCGCGAACTGTTTCCGCTACTGGTACATAAGAACCAGGTTGGCCAGTAAATTGTTCGGCAACGTTAAAGTTTTGAGACAAGAAGAACTGGATACGACGGGCACGTGCAACCAAAGTCTTTTCTT
This genomic interval from Streptococcus oralis subsp. tigurinus contains the following:
- a CDS encoding AI-2E family transporter, which translates into the protein MEHKEKHFSLSWFFKWFLDNKAITVFLVTLLLGLNIFILSKISFIFLPVLDFLGVVMLPVILSGLLYYLLNPIVDWMEKHKINRVLAISIVFVIIGLFIIWGLAVAIPNLQRQVLNFAKNVPTYLEDADKVINDLVTKRLPDDFRPQLEQVLSNVSSEATMWASKISSQAVNWVSAFISSVSQVIVAVIIVPFMLFYLLRDGKGLRDYLTKFIPNKLKEPVGQVLSDVNKQLSNYVRGQVTVAIIVAIMFIIFFKIIGLRYAVTIGITAGILNLVPYLGSFLAMLPALVLGLIAGPVMLLKVIIVFIVEQTIEGRFVSPLILGSQLNIHPINVLFVLLTSGSMFGIWGVLLGIPVYASAKVVISAIFNWYKKVSGLYEEEGEEIKSEQ
- a CDS encoding peptide ABC transporter substrate-binding protein → MKKRIFLTAAVAVLSSALLAACSSGGKNANQPVTYTYVFSSDPATLDYTVSGNSSTKQVTGNVIDGLLENDQYGNLVPSVAEDWSVSKDGLTYTYKIRKGIKWYTNEGEEYGEVKAQDFVTGLKHAVAKKSQALYLVQDSIKGLDDYINGKTNDFSTVGIKATDDYTLVYTLNNPESFWNSKTTMGVLAPINEDFLASKGDDFGKPTDVTSILYNGPYLLKGLTSKSSIEMTKNQNYWDKGNVFIDDIKLTFFDGQDADSLGRGFDEGHYPAAPLFKNSANYERFKEKYKDNIVYGQQRGGSYYISTNIDRVAYNHTSKTTDEEKTSTKKALLNKDFRQALAFGADRKAAVSQVFGDEVAPRKLRTSFTPPTFVQIGDQSFGQVTKTELDKLDTAWSDVSLDDAQDSLHNVEKAKTKLEAAKKTLQADGVQFPIHLDLPVSSTQTDFVRQAQSYKQSIEEALGAENVVVDIQQVSDDELGSMTVLATSKDNIDWDINPNSGWSPDYADPSTYLDAFDPTSGPTLLGALGIAPGSDSSAIKAVGLDKYKELLDDANSEKTDLEKRYSKYAKAQAWLTDSALIIPVNSDGAQMLVTKKVPGTGADGWVGDKTGENSYKYLKIQDKIVTSKEMEEFRKKFAEEKAKSNEEYQKQLSSHIKD
- a CDS encoding lactonase family protein, with amino-acid sequence MKETVYFGTYTRRLSKGIYKADFNTETGQLANLELFAAEPSPTYLAFDQQQHLYTVGSQDGLGGIAAYKADGTLLNHVVEEGAPHCYVAVDEKRGLVYGANYHKGQVLVYKRQSDGSLIQTDLDQHSGQGPHENQSSPHIHFTDLTPDQYLVTCDLGTDEVTTYDVSPEGKLSKLYTYHSQAGAGARHIVFHHHYKIAYLICELNSTIEVLIYDGVGEFERMQVISTLPDGYEGFNATAAIRLSKDGKYLYASNRGHDSIAVFSILADGSLELLEIVPSHGKTPRDFDLTPDQEFLIAVHQDSDNATVFKRNPKTGRLAELSNDFRVPEAVCITFKH
- a CDS encoding F0F1 ATP synthase subunit epsilon gives rise to the protein MAHLTVQIVTPDGLVYDHHASFVSVRTLDGEMGILPRHENMIAVLAVDEVKVKRIDDDTHVNWIAVNGGIIEIANDIITIVADSAERARDIDISRAQRAKLRAEREIEEAQDKHLIDQERRAKVALQRAINRINVGNKL